TGAGGGAAGTTTGCTGCCACATTTAGAAATCACTAGTGAAAtaggaattgaaaaaaaaaaaaagaatggtaaagTGGGGGCTCAGTGATGGCCACGTGAACCCTAAGTGGTCTAGGAGCATGTCATGCTTAAAGGCTGTGGGCCGGATACTTTGGTTCAGAGGGCTGGGTACTCACCGTCCAGTGACAGCCAGTCAAGTTGAGTACTAGGCAGAGACAGGAATCGGCGGGCTCGATACTCAAAGAGCACAGAAGCAGAAAGGGGCCCCTCCCGCCCTGCCACCTGCAAAGACACCAGCCCTACCTCATGGGCTGGAGAGGGTAGGATCAGCGAGAAGGGCTCTCTTTCCCTGGCTCCTTCTCTGGCTAGCTGTGTCAGCCACAGACAATTATTCCATAGTTATTTCCCCTACTGCCCTGCTGTGGGCCAAGAGGCCCCTGGCTTCAGTGGCCTTGGCACTAACTGGGAAGGGAGTCCATTTGTTTGAGAACTTAATACGTACTATGGGCCAGAGATCCCTTGGATTCTAGACCCTGTAGTTGAAGATATTTGTTATTCAGCAAGAAGGTTTGGAAACTGAGGGTCAAGAGACTAGTTATGAACAATTTGATGTTGGAAAATCCTCTTGATCCCCGGATCAGAGTCTGGAAGTTATGACGCTGTTACTGAGATGGAGGAAAGGGGAGCTAGCCGCTCATGAACAGTGTCCAGTGGCCATAAGCATGGAACCAGCAGGCCCTGATCCTAAGACCAGGTGCTGAGACTTTTTCTCCCAGTCCCCAGATTCTCTGGTCTCATCCCCTTTCCTTACACACATGCTGGATGCTGCTGTAGAGACTGGGGGAGAACACACTCGTAGACAGCAAAGCTGCCAACCTGTCACTTTGGTGGTCCTTGAGGTCCCCTAGTAAGGCTGATTTTTGAGTGTAGGGTAAGGGCAAAGCTGGTGGCAAAAGGGCAGAGATGAACCTTGGCAATGAAGTCTAgaccagtgctgtccaatagaacaTTTCTGCAGTGACAAGAATGTTCTATATCGTCACTATCCAATAGGGTAACACGAGCCATGTGTGGCTACTGAACACTTGAAACGTGGTCAGTGAGACTGGGGAAGTGAATTTTCAGTATTCTTTAACTTTAATTAATAGgcacatgtggctaatggctaccatactggacagcacAGTTCTAAAAGCCAATGTCCTTCAGTCCCAAGACTGGTTAGAGGAAACCcacatttcttctttctcattccCCCTGGATTGGAGTTGGAGACTCTGGCTCTGAGCCAGAAAGCCTGGACAGACATTAGAAATCCCTTTGGTCAATGCCTAACCTTACAGGAGGGGAGGCCAAGGACCTCAGGAAGGATCAGACTCATCTGAGGTCACTGGTTAGCTAAGGAGTAGACTTCTTGGACCAGAACCTTGATCTTCTGACACCTAAGTCTGGGCTCTTCTGCCTGCTGGGAGAGCTTGGGGCTCAACCTCAGGACTGGATGAAGTCCTTGTGCTCTCAAAACAACCCATTTGTTCCCAGTGCTTTCTGGAAGCCTGGAGTTCCTGATCTGTCCTAACTGCCCACATGTCAGTCCCTCCCCCTACGGTTCCCAATCCTCATACCGGGACAGTAGCAGCGTAAGACACCAGGCTGGACAAGTGAGGCTGGCACTGCGATGTGATCAAAGACACAGGAGTAATGCTCGGCGGCTTCAGTCCAAGGACCTGTGATGAGCACCTTGACCCCACCCTGCAGACAGAAGTCAGAGACCATGTGACTGGAGTTGGGCATTCATcccctcattcatttattcagaccCTTACAGGGTATCTACTATATGGCAGGTCCTGTGCTAGAGTCTGGGGGTCCAGGGATAGACAGGACCCAGTGGGGTGAGGTCAGTGAGTCTATCTCTCCCCAACATCCCTGCCAAGTGGTTGCCTGGTCTCTACCTGAATCTGCCAGTAGCTGGGAATTCAGGGCCTCCCCCAAAGCTACCACAGAGCTGTCACCAGAAGGAAGTTCTGTTCTTGGGCTAATTCACCCCCACTGtacttcctccttttcctctcaaAGGCAGCATAAAACAGAACTTCTCCACTGCCGAAGACAGTCTTTCAGCTACTCAAAGTCTGCAATCACATCCctgatgtttcttttcttctccagccTGCACAGCCCCAATTCCCTACCCCTGAAAACAGTCAGGAAGGGAATGAGGTCCTAGGAGACTCCAGAAACCATGCTAACACATGgaagggagaggaacagaaaaaaggtTAAGTTGCTGAGGACTCTGGAAACAGGAAAGCAGCTTCACTCTACATAAAAAAAGAGATtggcggctgggcacggtggctcacacctgtaatcccagcactttgggaggccgaggcaggcaatcacctgaggtcaggagtttgagaccatcctggccaacatggtgaaaccccatctctactaaaaatacaaaagttagccgggtgtggtggcggtcacctgtaatcccagctactcaggagggtgaggcaggagaatcatttgaacccgggaggtggaggttgcagtgagccaagattgtgccattgcactccagcctgggcaacaagagcaaaactgtctcaaaaaaaaaaaaaaaaaaaagattaggtaGAGGACTAAGAAGCCTAAGAAGCCATGAAAACTGAGGGAAACTAGGTCACGGACCACGGGGTAAGAGTTAACACAATTTGTTTTGGGGAGTCAGAAGACAAAAataggagggagaagggaggaggtaAGCCTGAGTCTCACCTCTGGGTAGGACCACTCTGGGGAGAAGTCTGTGATGGTGCTAAGAGCAGGAGACAGCTGGGGGGTCGGAGCAGGGATGCTTGGAGCTTCATCACTGATGAGTTCTCCCATAAGGTCTGGGAATGATGAAAGACTGAAGGGCTCCAGTTCACTGGCCCCAACAGGTCCTCCAAACAAGGCCTCTCCTCTTCCTACCCTGCTTGATGGCTCCAAGGGGgcaggtgagggtgggggtgagggagggggTGAAGGTATGGGTGGGGCAGCCCCCTGACCCTTGAGCTCCTCCCCACTGTCATCATCTTGGATGAAGAAGCAGTTTCCTCTTCTCCCACCTGCTACTGACTGTGGTGGGGGACCCCGAGCAGCTGCCTGGGGCTCCAGGGCAGCAGCAGGCTCTAGGGCAGAACAGGGGGTATGAGCGGCCTCTGCCTCGGGGAAGTCTGGGCTTACTCCCTGCCCCCCTCCATATGTCTGGCCCCTCTGGGGGCTGTTGAGAAAACGATCAGGGTCAAAGGCAGGACTGGGAGGAGCCGGTGGGGCAGAAGGCTCAGTGCCTACAACTACTGCCAAACTCATGGAAGGCCTAGGATCAGCCTGGGGAGCCAAGTGCCTGGTGGGTGTCAAGCCCCCAGCCCGCTGCTCCAGTCCTGTCAGGAGGAGGATAGCAGTGCCTCCTCTTGAAGAACCCCCTCGAGAAGTGGGAGGGCTAGGTCTGATTTCTAGGGGCTCTGCAAAACctgatgaggaggaagaagaggaagaagatgggGAGGTGTGTGCCTTGGGGAGCTCTGGGGGAAGTGGGGCTATCAGTGGAGGAGGCTctggggggtgagggtgggggataGAGGTCAGGGTTAAAGCTCGGGGCTCCACTTTGGGAGAGATGATGCGGTGTTTCGTGCTGCTGCATTTGTGGGTAAGGCTCCCAGAacctggagtggagaggagtaggAGGGAGAGGAGATAAGACACATCATTCCGCACCTTCTCTACCTTGAAGCCCTTAAAAGTATTTCCTGGGACGTCCCTATAAACCAGAGGTGTAATACTGATTGTAGCCACTGGGAGGCATCAGAAATGTCTGTTCTCTACCCCTACCCTTtattccccctccccctctccattTCCCCTCAAAACAAGCAGGACCAGAGGAACGCTGCAGAGAACTGAGGGCTTGGGAGAGTAGCTAAAAGCAAAAGTTAAAGGCATAGGAAAAGGACAAAAGAACAGAACCAAGGGGGTGCCAACTAGGAGGAAGGCTAAGGCTGGGTGTCACTGGTGGTGCTGAGGGGACAGGAATTGCTGAAGGTAGAAGACAGGAAGGGCAGAGGCTGCCATGACAGCTGAGTGCAAGGCTGATTCCGAGCCAGTGTGCACCCAGATGGGAACGTCTGTTCATCTGGCCCATCTTTCTGGGACATGCAAAAGACTTGCAAATCAGCATGCAAATCCCATCAAGACGGATATCCCCCTGGCTTGCGTAAGAGCAGTGTGGCTAGGTGGGAAGACAGCCAAAAGGTCAGGGAGTAACTTACCAAGCCCCCCACTGCAGAGACAGGCGTGGGTTCGGGGAGCAGGCTTGGTTGGGTGGGTGTCCAAAATCTGCTGCACCAGGTGTTCTACAGAGAactcttctgttccattcccgCAGCTCCACTTGATGCCATGAACTAGAGAAGTTAGGGGAAAGTGCTGTGGGATCCCCATGAAACAGGCCCCAGAGTACCTTGATGGCTCCTCCAAGCACCTGACATGCTTCAAGACTTCTGGCCAGGTGAACAGAGGCCAGCAGCCTCAAGACTGCTCAGATATGTTGCTTTAGTCCTTTCTCCGTATTCTAATACCTGAGAACACACCGGGAATCCTAGCACCCTCCCAGCTTGGAGGGAGATGATCAGCCCTCAGGTTTTGGGTCCAGAACCATGGCCCCTGTGGGAGCCCTGTTTCTACTCTCCCCTTGGAGCTCTATCCCCACCCTGCTGCCTTACACATGGGCTTCAGCTGTCCCAACAACTCCTCCCGGGACCACTTCAGCCACTCTCGACGGTCGCTGCTGATGGAACAAAAGATGGGGCTGCAGCCCTTTCCACAGTCCTCCAGGGCTGGGACGTTCAGGTAGTGCACAAGGACGATGTCAGGGTTCTGAGAGCATAAGGGGACACACAGAGCCATGGGGTCCTGAGGTCCAGGGGCTCGGCTTCCTAATCCTCACTTTCTTCCTGGGCACCCTCCTAACCTCGCCCCCAATTTCTGACTCTCTCCATCCCCAAGcccctttctcttcttcccagGCTCCTTTCCTCACTCAGAACTCAGCCATCCTTTCACTTCCTTCTTTCAGACCCATGTCCCTCAAAGAGTCAGGAAGAGTGTGGCTCCCTGGGCTCTTCCGTCCTTACCTGGAGCAGCCAGTAGCAGCGCCGATGGAATGTGGGGACGATGGAAGAGTGAACGTAGCAGCCATAGAGACACTGCCAGGagacaggctggggtggggggagggctaGTCTGCTCCCCAACTCTTCCTCTGTTCAGTCCCTTTGCAGGAATCCCAATCTTTCCACCAGTTCCTCTTCAACCCTTCCCCCACCCTCGCCCCCACCTGTTCCCCACCCCTTTTGAATCCCAGCAGCCCTGAGTCATAGATGAGCAGTGGGGCTGGGGCCTTATAGTGAGGACCAGATTTGAGATGCGGGACTATCTAGAAACCAGAGGGCAGAGCAAGAATGCATCTGAGATGAGGGGCAATGATTTGGGGAAGAGAAACCTGTGCTGAGAGCATCATTGCTGGGATCCCTGAGGGAAACACAAGAGCAGTGAGGGGCCTGGGCATCAGTGTTCTGGAAGGGAGGCATGGCCTACGGCCTGGATAGTTGAGTCACGGAGGGAAATGGGAAGTGGAGAGTGGCCAAAGCAATGTCAGCCGACCCAAAGTGAGTGAGAAGGGAAGAGTAACTGGGAGGGGACTGAGGTGGACAATGCCACCAAACCCAGGTCGGGCTAGAGCCCAGCTAAGGGTGGAGGAGGGCAGGCTCGGGAAGATGAGCTGAATGTCTGACTCTCTTACCTCCATGCCCTGGACCTTCAGCTTCATGTGGTCCTCTCGGGTGGTCTTCCCATCCTTCCGCTTCTTCCAGAGGTAACCATCCTTCCGATATTTCACCTTCTTGCGATTGTAGAGGATGATGGAGCCATTCTGAGGCCTGGGAAGGGAAGGGTTGCCCTGGAGTTCTGTGAACAGAACCCAGGACCCCTGCCACTCCCCCATGTTCTCAAACTTTCTCACCTTGTCTTTGGGGCACAAGACAGCCACTCATCATGCTTCTCAAAGGTGATCAGGTAGGATGCAATCTCCTGTAGGAGAGGAGGCACTCAGCTGGGCGTCTCCTTCACAGAGAGTCTCAGCCTGGCCTCTTGGTCATCCTGTCAGTGTCTCACTCTCTGCTGAGTTCTGGCAGCTAGTGGAGGATGCTTCTAGGTATCTGGACCCAGCAAGACCCACTGCCCTCCTAAGAACCCTTCTTTTGTCCTAAGACAAAAGTCTAACTTTTTTTGTGAATTATTTTACTCTCCAAAAATCTCATTCCTGtgccccttttcttcttttgagatggagtttcactcttgttgcccaggctggagtgcaatggcgcgatctcagctcaccgcaacctctgcctcccgggttcaagcaattctcctgcctcagcctcccgggtagctgggattgcaggcatgcgccaccacgcccgggtaattttgtattttttttagtagagacagggtttcaccatgttggtaaggctggtctcgaactcctgaccgcaggtgatccacccgccttggcctcccaaagtgctgggattacaggcgtgagccactgtgcccagactttttttttttcttttgaggcagaatcttactccgtcacccaggctgaagtgcagtggcatgatctcagctcactgcaacctctgccccccaggatcaggcaattctcctacctcagcctccagagtagctgggattacaggcacttgccaccatgcccagctaatttttgtatttttagtagaaacggggtttcaccatgttggccaggctggtctcgaactcctgacctctggtgatccgcctacctcagcctctcaaagtgctgggattacaggcgtgagccaccactcctggcctctgtGCCCCTTCCTGACTCAAAAAATTTCAGTGGTTTGACACTGCCAGGAatttcagattatttatttatttatttatttttttgagagagtctcgctctgtcacccaggctggagtgcagtggcaccatctcagctcactgcgagctcctcctcctgggttcacgccattctcctgcctcagcctcctgagtagctgggactacaggcgcccaccaccacgcccggctaattttttgtatttttagtagagacggggtttcactgtgttagctaggatggtctcgatctcctgacctcgtgatccacccgcctcagcctcccaaagtgctgggattacaggcgtgagccactgcgcctggcaggaATTTCAGATTCTTTAGCCTGACTCCAAGGTTCTCCCCAACAAGGGATCAAACTTTCACTGTTCCCACTATTTACCCATATTGCTCCTACAATTCCTGCCAGATGGATCCATTGATGCCTTCCTGAACATGCTTTGAATAGTTACCTCCTGCATGTTAGTGCCCTACAAGGCAGGTATCATGTGCACACCTCTCCATATCTGGAAATCATAGCCATTCTATAAACCAAACCCCTTTTCAGATGCTCCATGAAGCCCTGCTGACCACACTGGACCTTCCTAAACGCTCTATAGCACTTACAacaatcacacatacacacatacatgcatccTTTTACTGACAGTCCTCTTCTGACATCAAATTGATAAATATCAACAACCAACTACATACAAGGCAGTAAGTATGCAGAATACAGAAAATGTGTAACACAAGGACTGTGCCTCCTCCAGAAAGAGCCAGTATCAGTGGTGGTTAATAATAAAGgttccggccgggcgtggtggctcatgcctgtaatcctagcactgtaggaggccgagacgggcggatcactaggtccagagttcgagaccagcctggccaacatagtgaaaccccgtctctactaaaaatacaaaaattagccaggtgtggtggcacgcctgtagtcctagctactcaggaggctgaggcaggagaatcacttaaacctgggaggcagaggttgcagtgagcggagactgcaccattgcactccaacctgggcgacagagtgagactccatctcaaaacaaaaaaaaggccaggcttggtggctcacacctgtaatcccagcacttgggaaggccgAGACGggacgatcacctgaggtcaggagtttgagaccagcctgaccaacgtgttgaaaccccatctctactaaaaaataccaaaattagccaggcgcggtggctcatgcctgtaatcccagcactttgggaggctgaggtgggcagatcacgaggtcaggagatcgagaccatcctggctaacatggtgaaaccccatctctactaaaaatacaaaaaaattagccaggcatggtggcgggtgtctgtagtcccagctactccggaggctgagacaggagaatggtgtgaacccaggaggcagagcttgcagtgagccgagatcgcgccactgcactccagcctgggcgacagagcgagactccatctcaaaaaaaaaacaaatacaaaaattagccaggcgtggaggcacatgcctgtaatcccagctacttgggaggctgaggcaggggtatcacttgaatccaggaggcgggggttacagtgagccaagatcgcgccattgcactccagcctgggcaacaagagcgagactccgtctcaaaaaaaaaaaagccctggagtAAGTTAGATAAACTATGAGGtaaatcagtttcctcatcaataaCATAGGAGCAATAACAGGGCTTGCTCTATAGCACCATTAGAGGATTAAATGACACAAGGCAGGCCAAATGTTTAGCACGGTGCCCAGTATGTAAGGAATACTTTACTGGCAGTAGCTTTTGTTTTTACCCAGGTGGCTATGCCACAGAAAAGAGGGCTCCTTCAAgatccatgtctttttttttttttttttttttttgagacggagtctcactctgtcacccaggctggagtgcagtggcgtgatctcagctcactgcagcctccgcctccctggctcaagtaattctccggccttagcctcccgagtagctgggattacaggcgtacatcaccacgcctggctgattttttgtatttttagtagagacggggttccaccatgtttgccaggctggtcttgaactcctgacctcagatgatccacccgcctcagcctcccaaagtgctgggattacaggcatgagccaccatgcccggccaagatccATGTTTTTTATACCTCTCCTATGATCCCCAAAGAGCTTAGAATGGTGCTCTGCACTTAGGAGTGTTGACAGACACGGAAAGACCCCCCACTCACCCTCCTCCAGCCTACTAGGTCTTGCTGGGCCCCAACCCCCAGCCTCCCTAGAAAACCTCATTTGTATTCCACCGTAGCCTCTCTGGAGGCAGCAGCGGGCAGCGAGGAAGACACTCCAGCAGCTTCTTGGGGAGAAAGATCTTCAGGTGGTGGCTGTTTTCTAAAGGGAATTAGAAGGGAGGGTTTAGTGTGCTACCCTGGGGCGTCCCTGTGATAGTCCAAGGGGAAAGGGCTGAAGGCAATACAGAGCACTGGGGAAAACTGAAACCTCACTAAGGAGAACAGAGAATCCAAGAATTAGAGGGCCACTAAAGCGTGGGGAGAACGAAAGGCTGTGGCCACATTGGGAACCTGGTTTGTGAACTTACCGGCAACCTCGGTGGTGTCCTTGGTATTCATGGTGAGGGCTCCAGGGGGCAAGGTCACCCCCGGCCTGAGGGGCCGGGGGGAGGGGGAGTCTGTGCTGGGAAGGGAGAGAACAAGGTCATGGCAGAAGCCCCCACATTAATCCAGGATGAGAAGTATGAGGTAGGGAGTGGATATAGAACTGGGTCATAGTATCTGGGAAGgatgaggaaagggagggaggggctgaCTGTAATGTGACAGTAGAAGAGAGAACCACACATGGTGCCCGGAGCCAATATGAGTGAGGAGACTGGACAGGAAGAGTGAGCAGGAAGAaatgggttggggtgggggaggggggagaagaCTGGCAGGGCTTGGGCCTCAGAGGCCCTAAAGCTTGAGCTTTTGCACAGACTGGGGCTATGGTTGGGTCAGGTCCTGGGGGTTGGGACTCAGGCCATCCGGTCCTTGGAGGATGGTTTGGCAAGAGAGCCTGGAtcctgggggcagggcaggagaTTCTACCTCCGGTAGAAGCTAGGCCTTTAGAAGA
The sequence above is a segment of the Gorilla gorilla gorilla isolate KB3781 chromosome 19, NHGRI_mGorGor1-v2.1_pri, whole genome shotgun sequence genome. Coding sequences within it:
- the CAMTA2 gene encoding calmodulin-binding transcription activator 2 isoform X1; translated protein: MGTDSPSPRPLRPGVTLPPGALTMNTKDTTEVAENSHHLKIFLPKKLLECLPRCPLLPPERLRWNTNEEIASYLITFEKHDEWLSCAPKTRPQNGSIILYNRKKVKYRKDGYLWKKRKDGKTTREDHMKLKVQGMEPVSWQCLYGCYVHSSIVPTFHRRCYWLLQNPDIVLVHYLNVPALEDCGKGCSPIFCSISSDRREWLKWSREELLGQLKPMFHGIKWSCGNGTEEFSVEHLVQQILDTHPTKPAPRTHACLCSGGLGSGSLTHKCSSTKHRIISPKVEPRALTLTSIPHPHPPEPPPLIAPLPPELPKAHTSPSSSSSSSSSGFAEPLEIRPSPPTSRGGSSRGGTAILLLTGLEQRAGGLTPTRHLAPQADPRPSMSLAVVVGTEPSAPPAPPSPAFDPDRFLNSPQRGQTYGGGQGVSPDFPEAEAAHTPCSALEPAAALEPQAAARGPPPQSVAGGRRGNCFFIQDDDSGEELKGQGAAPPIPSPPPSPPPSPAPLEPSSRVGRGEALFGGPVGASELEPFSLSSFPDLMGELISDEAPSIPAPTPQLSPALSTITDFSPEWSYPEGGVKVLITGPWTEAAEHYSCVFDHIAVPASLVQPGVLRCYCPAHEVGLVSLQVAGREGPLSASVLFEYRARRFLSLPSTQLDWLSLDDNQFRMSILERLEQMEKRMAEIAAAGQVPCQGPDTPPVQDEGQGPGFEARVVVLVESMIPRSTWKGPERLAHGSPFRGMSLLHLAAAQGYARLIETLSQWRSVETGSLDLEQEVDPLNVDHFSCTPLMWACALGHLEAAVLLFRWNRQALSIPDSLGRLPLSVAHSRGHVRLARCLEELQRQEASVEPPFALSPPSSSPDTGLSSVSSPSELSDGTFSVTSAYSSAPDGSPPPAPLPASEMTMEDTAPGQLSSGVPEAPLLLMDYEATNSKGPLSSLPALPPASDDGAAPENADSPQAVDVIPVDMISLAKQIIEATPERIKREDFVGLPEAGASMRERTGAVGLSETMSWLASYLENVDHFPSSTPPSELPFERGRLAVPSAPSWAEFLSASTSGKMESDFALLTLSDHEQRELYEAARVIQTAFRKYKGRRLKEQQEVAAAVIQRCYRKYKQLTWIALKFALYKKMTQAAILIQSKFRSYYEQKRFQQSRRAAVLIQQHYRSYRRRPGPPHRTSATLPARNKGSFLTKKQDQAARKIMRFLRRCRHRMRELKQNQELEGLPQPGLAT
- the CAMTA2 gene encoding calmodulin-binding transcription activator 2 isoform X2; translated protein: MGTDSPSPRPLRPGVTLPPGALTMNTKDTTEVAENSHHLKIFLPKKLLECLPRCPLLPPERLRWNTNEEIASYLITFEKHDEWLSCAPKTRPQNGSIILYNRKKVKYRKDGYLWKKRKDGKTTREDHMKLKVQGMECLYGCYVHSSIVPTFHRRCYWLLQNPDIVLVHYLNVPALEDCGKGCSPIFCSISSDRREWLKWSREELLGQLKPMFHGIKWSCGNGTEEFSVEHLVQQILDTHPTKPAPRTHACLCSGGLGSGSLTHKCSSTKHRIISPKVEPRALTLTSIPHPHPPEPPPLIAPLPPELPKAHTSPSSSSSSSSSGFAEPLEIRPSPPTSRGGSSRGGTAILLLTGLEQRAGGLTPTRHLAPQADPRPSMSLAVVVGTEPSAPPAPPSPAFDPDRFLNSPQRGQTYGGGQGVSPDFPEAEAAHTPCSALEPAAALEPQAAARGPPPQSVAGGRRGNCFFIQDDDSGEELKGQGAAPPIPSPPPSPPPSPAPLEPSSRVGRGEALFGGPVGASELEPFSLSSFPDLMGELISDEAPSIPAPTPQLSPALSTITDFSPEWSYPEGGVKVLITGPWTEAAEHYSCVFDHIAVPASLVQPGVLRCYCPAHEVGLVSLQVAGREGPLSASVLFEYRARRFLSLPSTQLDWLSLDDNQFRMSILERLEQMEKRMAEIAAAGQVPCQGPDTPPVQDEGQGPGFEARVVVLVESMIPRSTWKGPERLAHGSPFRGMSLLHLAAAQGYARLIETLSQWRSVETGSLDLEQEVDPLNVDHFSCTPLMWACALGHLEAAVLLFRWNRQALSIPDSLGRLPLSVAHSRGHVRLARCLEELQRQEASVEPPFALSPPSSSPDTGLSSVSSPSELSDGTFSVTSAYSSAPDGSPPPAPLPASEMTMEDTAPGQLSSGVPEAPLLLMDYEATNSKGPLSSLPALPPASDDGAAPENADSPQAVDVIPVDMISLAKQIIEATPERIKREDFVGLPEAGASMRERTGAVGLSETMSWLASYLENVDHFPSSTPPSELPFERGRLAVPSAPSWAEFLSASTSGKMESDFALLTLSDHEQRELYEAARVIQTAFRKYKGRRLKEQQEVAAAVIQRCYRKYKQLTWIALKFALYKKMTQAAILIQSKFRSYYEQKRFQQSRRAAVLIQQHYRSYRRRPGPPHRTSATLPARNKGSFLTKKQDQAARKIMRFLRRCRHRMRELKQNQELEGLPQPGLAT
- the CAMTA2 gene encoding calmodulin-binding transcription activator 2 isoform X7 yields the protein MGTDSPSPRPLRPGVTLPPGALTMNTKDTTEVAENSHHLKIFLPKKLLECLPRCPLLPPERLRWNTNEEIASYLITFEKHDEWLSCAPKTRPQNGSIILYNRKKVKYRKDGYLWKKRKDGKTTREDHMKLKVQGMENPDIVLVHYLNVPALEDCGKGCSPIFCSISSDRREWLKWSREELLGQLKPMFHGIKWSCGNGTEEFSVEHLVQQILDTHPTKPAPRTHACLCSGGLGSGSLTHKCSSTKHRIISPKVEPRALTLTSIPHPHPPEPPPLIAPLPPELPKAHTSPSSSSSSSSSGFAEPLEIRPSPPTSRGGSSRGGTAILLLTGLEQRAGGLTPTRHLAPQADPRPSMSLAVVVGTEPSAPPAPPSPAFDPDRFLNSPQRGQTYGGGQGVSPDFPEAEAAHTPCSALEPAAALEPQAAARGPPPQSVAGGRRGNCFFIQDDDSGEELKGQGAAPPIPSPPPSPPPSPAPLEPSSRVGRGEALFGGPVGASELEPFSLSSFPDLMGELISDEAPSIPAPTPQLSPALSTITDFSPEWSYPEGGVKVLITGPWTEAAEHYSCVFDHIAVPASLVQPGVLRCYCPAHEVGLVSLQVAGREGPLSASVLFEYRARRFLSLPSTQLDWLSLDDNQFRMSILERLEQMEKRMAEIAAAGQVPCQGPDTPPVQDEGQGPGFEARVVVLVESMIPRSTWKGPERLAHGSPFRGMSLLHLAAAQGYARLIETLSQWRSVETGSLDLEQEVDPLNVDHFSCTPLMWACALGHLEAAVLLFRWNRQALSIPDSLGRLPLSVAHSRGHVRLARCLEELQRQEASVEPPFALSPPSSSPDTGLSSVSSPSELSDGTFSVTSAYSSAPDGSPPPAPLPASEMTMEDTAPGQLSSGVPEAPLLLMDYEATNSKGPLSSLPALPPASDDGAAPENADSPQAVDVIPVDMISLAKQIIEATPERIKREDFVGLPEAGASMRERTGAVGLSETMSWLASYLENVDHFPSSTPPSELPFERGRLAVPSAPSWAEFLSASTSGKMESDFALLTLSDHEQRELYEAARVIQTAFRKYKGRRLKEQQEVAAAVIQRCYRKYKQFALYKKMTQAAILIQSKFRSYYEQKRFQQSRRAAVLIQQHYRSYRRRPGPPHRTSATLPARNKGSFLTKKQDQAARKIMRFLRRCRHRMRELKQNQELEGLPQPGLAT